In the genome of Aythya fuligula isolate bAytFul2 chromosome 23, bAytFul2.pri, whole genome shotgun sequence, the window ATACAGCGGGGTGCGGGTATTCTCCCTCTATCATGGGGCAGGGAGGCAAGACAGAAGGACGGCATTACTTTCCTCAGCAGCATTCACAGAATTAGGAAGGTTCACAGTACTCTGTCCCTGCCCTTGGACAGTGCCAGTGGGGATGTAAAGTCCAGTAGCAGCCCTGCATCCCCACGGCAGAACCACACCAAGTGAATTCCTCGGGACAGCAGATATTCTCTCTAACACGATTAAAAACTGTCTTCCCAAGAACCACCCAGCACTTATGTCATGCAGACACTGTACACAATCTTTCAAAGAAGTCCGCTCTCTTGTGCTCTAGTGCCTGTAGGAAGCCCTGGATTCTCTCTTCCCGCATGGCGGTGCATTTCTGCAACAGTGTCCGTCGACGCTGAGAGTCTCCATGGGATGCAaaaccctcctgctgcagcttctttgTCACATAAGCCTGATCCCTTTCCATCTCTTGTTGCTTCCTTTCCTCCATGTAGGAGTCTCTGGCCTTCTAGagtgaaaagcagcagagcGTTAGCACTTTACCAGGCCTTTCAGCTCATCTGTGGTGCAGATGCACGGCAGCTTAGGTTATGGAAGAAACAACCTCTGCTCGGCAATCATCTGTAGGGGAAATGAAGAGTGGCTCTGTGTGTGCCTCCCCTACTTCAAGGCAGTCTGCTTGATCAGTTAGAGAAAATATAGGGATATCCTTCAGGACCTTCTCCCCAAGACACACGCCTGCTGAAAGCATTAACTCacagttaaaatatataaaggTCATGACAGATTGTGGAAAAACCCTCAGATACCTGAATCAGAGAGGGACGGTGTACAAGAGCACTTTCAAACCACAGATGTGCACATAAGCTTGCCAATGTCATCACTGAATCTTTGATCCTATtcatgcagcagctgaaaggtTTTAGGGGATTCAGAACAATGATCTGTGCAGCAATTCTTCGAGCTGATGATCAGGTATTGAGCTAATAGCTAATCAGCTTGAgcaaaaaagcaagagaatGCTCAACATCCCCAGATGTCTGCAATCTAATAAATTACCAGCTCAATACACAGCAGGATGGGCAGGGGAAAGGTAAAGGCAGTAGCTACCCTTGCCTattcttcaaatatttgaagtatttttgcaGAACATCACTTGAATTTCTTATTGCAGACATCCTACCCTGCAACCCATatcacacacaaagaaaaacacaacccaCACCTGCATGCAGGTATATTAACTTCTCATTTTAAGAGCAGTCACTATGACACGACCTGACGTGCACACACTACGGGGAGTAGTGGCCTTTCAAATTAGAAAGTTGTAATAATTACTCTAATGAGAGCCTGAGCCACTCTTCACCACCCTTTCACTGTGTTCATCTCAGTAGTCTCTGCTCTGGCACTGTAAACTTTTGTTGTGCTGGGAATAAGCGTAGAAACATCCCCAATGAGAAAAACCAATGGATTGGTAACAGTCCACTGCTGTAGCTCCATTTGTTAGAAGTGAAAAGATCATCAGCTTGCTCAGAATAAGACTTCTACCCCAGGACAAAGTGAAATTCTGCCCGTACCTGCTGGCCACCATGTACCAACAGCAGGTTATAGCTGATCTAGAGGCTAAGGGGTGAGGAACTCCCCTGAGCGGCAGGCAAACTGGGAAATGAAGATGGCCAGTAAACAGAAGGAGGATACCTTTATCAAACACCTCCAAACCATATGTTTTCTGTACTTTGTCAAACCTTCCATCCAGCTGCTTATCCATATAGTAGCTGCCTCCAGCACCCTGAACACAGCAGCACTCTCCCTAAGTAGACACAGCTGCTGGAACCTATTCTGGCTTCTCAGCAAGTCAAGCCACTAACCATCAAACATCCCCTCCACCTGTGTCAGCTGTTCCAAAAGCTCTGGCTTTGGGCTTTCAAGATTACttatttcaaacacaaaaaaccCACCTACTGGTAATCAGCAGTTACTCTGAGTGAGAAGTCCTCCCTTACCAATTCCCAGGTGAACCCAGCAGTCTTCACTGAACCCACTGATTAAGTGGCTTGAATTAAACTCCCTGATTTCGCCCTGTAGCAAATGAGGAGTGTTTACTTGTTCTGTCCTgacagaggaggagcagggacaTGCTTCCAGCTGGTGGAGGGGCAATAAGCAACGGAAACAGTGGTGCCTTCAGATACTTCAGTTATTCCTAAAAGCAGAGGAGTCTGTACCCATGCTAACATGTTGTAACAAGCCACACGGGTACAGGAGACACAACAGATCTGGGAATGGCTGCTGCTACTGAAACAAGGTCTTAACTAAACACACTAAATGAGTAATTCCTGCTTCCACTTTGCACAGTCTCACCTGATGTCCAGCACATTGCTGCTGTGCAGATAACTGTGATGAGCTTTCCATCTCCCTAAGGCTCCCTTACCTGTAAAGCACTGTAGTTCATCTGGAACCGAAGGATAGCCTCACACAAGTTCCAAAAAGAATATTCTGGCCACAACACTGACTGAAACACCAGGCATGAATGGGATGTCTGCAGAAGACAAGATTACCAACAGTTTAATCGGCTAgcgagggggaaaaaaagtcaccaaGATACAGCTCAGTTGGTCAAGCTATGCTGATTTTCACATAAAGATTTCACCCAGCCTGTGTTATCACATTctacttaaaatgaaataaataccagCCAGGATAGTTTGAAATCACACACTGCACAGTCTAATTAGTTTGTAATGCTAGGACACCAGTCACCCATTCCTGCAAAATCACCAGCAGAATACTCTCTAATGCTACTCTGGTCTTCAGaggtatttttaatagcttaaGCATCACAGATGtacaataaaactaaaatagCAACATTGGACTCTCAAAGGCTGTGTTAAGGGAATAACACATGAACCGAGGATCAAGACGTGACATTTATGCCATTCATCAAATGACATCTCATGATATCTCTCACTGCCCACTCATGGCATTTAAACTGCTTAATCAATTTAAGAGTTGTGGTGTGCCGCAGATATCCTAGAGCTGAAAGATGTTAGGTTGAaacttgaaagctttttttttgttgccacTAAGTCCCTCAACGTTTCAAGTAAATGTATTCCTGTGACCATTATTATGAAATCTAATACTTAAAGAAACCCATGACTCAAAACTGTAATGCTAAAGGAAAAGTCTCAGAGTCGATACTATGCAAAAACACTGTAAAGACATTTTGGCACCACAGAATCACCCTGAATAGTCCAATTTCCCCCTACTGTGGAACCATCAGGACTCACATAATTGCTACTGAAAGGAAACGTGTACCAATGCTTTGGTCTGTGAGCTGGCAAAGCAGGAGCACAAACCCAtgttctcttctgctgcttgtgCCATAAAGCATGACACAGGAGAGGGGCATCCCACCAGCCATGCTCACAGAACATCAGCTGGCTCAGTAACGCCTCACAAGTTACATAAAAGCTCAGGACTCTGCCAGGACTACTAGcaagagagcaagagaaatgTTACTTTGCAGTACTGACGCTCACCAATTCAGGGTAAACATGTGCCCAAGAATACAGcaaaagggaggggaggggtgcCTTGGTAGGCAATCGCAGCTGAGGCCAGACAGCTTCTGCAAACTTGCCAATTAAATTGGAATAGGAACATTTGATGTGGTTGCTTGAAGGCAATTGTTTTTTGGCTTCAAACTGCACACGTAAAATGTAACTTCAAGTAATGCAGCTCGACTCAAGTGTTCTCCCACAAAGTTTGTGTTACAAACCATTCAAAAATTGCCTAccacaggagagagagaaatggaagcAGCTTTGAACACCGCAACTGCAAATCCATGAACTTTACCTGTGCTAAGAAGTTTCTACATTTTAGCTTAACAGCCCAGTCATGCTGATTTGACTTTGCTGTCCTTAGAACCTATCCTGATTGTGTCTTATTTCACTGCCAAAGTCAAATAAACTTCTGAAATGGTGCAAAGTTAGTCCCATACATTAAAAGGTTATATCTTCAGTACCTACAGCTGCTGACATGTGACAAATGCCACTCCCAAGGTTCTAGAAACCCTTTCTGGAATTTCTTCATCCTAGGAAATACTGGCAGAGAGCCTTCATCATCGTCACACCTGGAGTCAGAACACTCTCTGACGCAAAGATGGagtattttatggaaaaaacaaaaactttaccTGCCAGAGCAAGAAATCACTTAACCGGACCTCTCCGGAGGTTCGAATCAGGAGGTCTGGGTCAGGGGAGTTGCTGGTGTACAGACACTTATCAAGCAACGATTCAGACACATCACTAGAAGACAGATGCATCCAATTAGAATCACTTTCCTGAGCCAGTGGAAGTGTCACTGCTAAATCAGAATTACTATGCAACTTTATAAACTCAGGACTGCAGATTAAGATTGTGTGGCTGGGACTGAACCACAACCAGTCATCAGTTTGCTGACAGACACTGCTATCTGCTCCACAGGCTACTCCAAATGCTCTTTCAGCCCCCAGAGCATCCTCTAATGCTCTTTAGAGCATAAGAGCAGTAGGAACAGGCTGTGGAGACTTCCATCTGGAGCATAGAGCTAACTACTCCATCTTCTCTAGGGCAGAGGAACAGTTTAGTATTTGTGATTTATCTGTTGTTTGACCTCACAGCTAAAACTGCCAACTGAGCAGCCCGGCGTTGCGGCACGAAGTCTGTCTTCACACTTCAACTTAAGACACAGACCTTTTCTTCTGGTGTGGCTGTGTATCTATCACCACGGTaattgaaataacaaaaaaacaaacattgcatAGTACCTTTAAGTCATTTGCTCCAGTCAGACTGGTTTAATAAGATCTATTTAAAAGCCACCTGGTTTCTGGGAGGTTATTGATAAAGCACAGGAATCAAGACAGACAGTTTTAATCCATGAAGCATCACATAGAAAAAACAGAGTTACCTGGGTTCAAGCAGCCCTTGCTCCACGCCCCATGCCATCTCCCTGACAGCATTGCTGATTTCATGCCTTGATGTGTATGCAAAACAGACATTTAGAAAGCACCTGAAAAGAGAAGtcacaaaaaattaaaagtaaaggTCCAGCAGGTGACAAATAGACGATGTACAGCACTTTTGTGTGCTTGTAGGACAAAGAAAGAGGTATTGTGTTTGACAAGTACTCAGCCttcaaggagaagagaagagcacGACATACCAGCTACTTTGACCCATACATCACTTACTTGTTGTAGTTCCTGGTTGCCAGCACAGCTTGGGCAATCAGTTCCTGAATATCCAAGGGCAGAAGTGGCAGGTCTCCGAGGACACGGATACACACACCatgtttcttcagcttctccctACACCCAACAAAGAGAGTGAGGACTGCAGCAAACAGATCAGCCCCTGTTTGCCTTGTGTAACAGCCaccaaatgaaaacagcagGCACACTGCAGGCAAAGCTTCAGCAAAAGTGAGAATTAGAAATAAGCATAATGACCAGGTGTGTCAGGTGTTCAGAACTGGCTTAGATTTGTTCATCCCAAACCATTCCCTGAAGGGAAAATGATCATTCCCCATGAAGTTACCTCAGATTCAGACATTACCAAAGGGCCAGATAACAATCACAAATTAGGCATGCCTACCTAAAGTTAGGAAGATCCACACGtgtaaaacttaaaataaaaccacagacTCTAGGCAACTAACTAATCAAACACACAGAACACAGAATTACTGATGATCACCCACAGAACAGCACAACTATTCCTGGCCTATCACTGATGAAGAGGCCACGCTGGCTAGGAAACAGGGAAACGCCTCCTAGAGTCGTGGTGTACTGCAGTGCTCAGACAGAACTTGAGAGGATCAGGACTCCCAGTGCACAAACGAAGCAGTGTGCACCAGGGAGTCCTCTCCCTCCCTTACTTCCAGTTGTGCCTTTTCACTGCCCTACCAATTTACCTCAGTCAGATAAAGCACCTTTCCACACAGCACTTTTCTCATCTGTCAGGCGTGGGCAAACAAACACCACCGAGTTACTGTGCAACAGAGCGCTGCAACATCTGCAacttccctccctgctcactCAAGTCCGTACTAGTTCCATCAACACACACACTGTGAACTAGTTCTCCAGCTCCAAAGTGACTTAACACACCATGTGCCCACATGTGGAAGCCTCAAGTTGAGAGATTTCTCTTAATGATgatctgcttttgtttcacCCTGTAGGAAAGAGACGTGAGAGGGTTCTTACTGTTCCTCCAGCAGGCGGCTAAATTTCTGTCTTGCCAGATCCATTAGGCCATCCACCTCCTCCTTGGAGCGCTTGAAGTTCTCAATGCTGAAGGCATAAACAGTCACCTCCCGAATACCCAGGTTTAAACACCACCGCAGCGTCTGCAAGAGgacaaaatgtaattaaaaacacaagtcAGATAAACAGACTCCGGTAATCAGACAGCTCAGCAAGACCCATGTTCTCAGCTGCTAGAACCTTCCTGCAGTTTCCCACTGCGCTAAGACTGATCAAGAGAAACAACCCTCAAGAGCTGACAATTCCTACCTTGCCTTTTCAAAGAAACTCAACCTGCATCACAGAATTAAGCTTCAAATGTGcaagacagacattttaaatgagCATAAAACAGGGGAAAAACTAGGAGATCAGAATGACTCTGCAAGACACCAGTAAGAGAGCAAGCCAAAGTCAGCCCCCTGATGACATCAGCTGCAAGCACAAGGCCTGACTTGTCAGAGAAGGGCCAGAACACATCAGtaaagcagcaaacaaagcCGGCTGATGAACACATCTCAGACTTTCAACACAAGTCAGAGGCAGCAAACATCCTTCCCACCTGCGCCAGCTTATCAAAGCCTTGCGAgtgtccctgctgcctctccacGTGACACTTCTGGGCATAACGGCGATTGCCGTCCATGATGAAGGCAACATGCTTGGGCATCGGACCTGCCTAGAAAACAAggacaaacaaaacagagcagaaagctgaCATCTTGCATCGCAGAGCGTAGCCCCACCATTCCTGGTAGCACCCCACACTGCTAGGAGTGCAGCGGGTTTCTCACAGCTGAAAGATAAGGATGCTAATCACCTCTTTGGTAATCCCAGCTTAGTGTCCCTCTAAAACCTCTCATTATTGACAATTGTCTAAGCCTAAAAGCAACCTTGCCCTCCCCATTTCTGTTTCGTGACAGAGAACTGTAGCACTTCAGAGGCACAAGAGCACTGCCACCACAGCTGCCTCTCTGCAGGTGCAGGGGAAGGTGTGCAGAGCTTCACGGTGCTGTGGttgcaagtatttttatttcagatttcaggGGCATTTTCACAGACACAATTAACTTCGGTGAAGAACCAGTGAGGCCACGAGACCTTCTCCCCTTTAAGAATAGTAACTCCCTTCCAGTGACCTCAGCAGGCCTACAGAGAGACCCTTTGAAAAAAGGACAGCAGCACTAGTTCTAAGACTCTGCTGAGCCAGGACAGAAttgccctggggctgctgggttATTATGCCAGCCAGCAGAAACCCAGCTTCATATCTTGGATCATAACCCACCATTTCactgctctccctcctcccatGCCCTGCCTTCACCAGCGAGGGCACAAAACGTGGAAGCCTGGGAGTGTAAGCTCATTATTGGCAAGCACTGCCTGCAGACCTGCTCATTTGCAAGACTAAGCTTAAGTAATTTTCCATCCCCGAACGCTGCTTAGGGATGTACATCCAGTGCCAGCATTAATATGCACCCTTGCTAGCAACACTACCTTCCTACAGCAGATCGGTCACAGAGATAGCTCCACTTTGAACCACGGTGAGCCTGCTAATTGCTGACTACTGCAGGTAACCGAAGTTCACTCCTTACCTTAATTACGTTGGCACAGAATCTCTCTATGATGGTCAGCTCGCCTTCTCTGATCCACGACATGTCTTACCAAGAGCTCCCGTTCTTTTTCAGGgggaagatgaaaacaaaagggTTAGAGGTACAGAAGACTCCATCTGAGCCCAAAGCAACACTGCATGCAATCACCTGGGAAAAACAAGGAGCTGTTTTGGAGACCTTTTTGTCACCTGCATGAGCGCTTGGACAAGCGAGCAATGGGGGAAGCGAACAGCTCAGAAACGAGCTCTGGAATTTTCCAGCTCCGTGCCAACAGACTTGATGCTCTACTGGTTTGCTGCCGggcttcttct includes:
- the DHDDS gene encoding dehydrodolichyl diphosphate synthase complex subunit DHDDS, which produces MSWIREGELTIIERFCANVIKAGPMPKHVAFIMDGNRRYAQKCHVERQQGHSQGFDKLAQTLRWCLNLGIREVTVYAFSIENFKRSKEEVDGLMDLARQKFSRLLEEQEKLKKHGVCIRVLGDLPLLPLDIQELIAQAVLATRNYNKCFLNVCFAYTSRHEISNAVREMAWGVEQGLLEPSDVSESLLDKCLYTSNSPDPDLLIRTSGEVRLSDFLLWQTSHSCLVFQSVLWPEYSFWNLCEAILRFQMNYSALQKARDSYMEERKQQEMERDQAYVTKKLQQEGFASHGDSQRRRTLLQKCTAMREERIQGFLQALEHKRADFFERLCTVSA